One region of Priestia megaterium genomic DNA includes:
- a CDS encoding SunI/YnzG family protein, whose protein sequence is MFTPAISVQKINDSLIIKWQLAHFTIPLEDILEVTEDDTYGGKEANAIRIGPPYGTTDRIFIKTTNKNYLLFTSNAPAILNEINS, encoded by the coding sequence ATGTTTACACCAGCTATTAGCGTTCAAAAAATAAATGATAGCCTCATTATAAAATGGCAGCTTGCACACTTTACGATTCCGTTAGAAGACATTCTTGAAGTAACGGAAGATGACACGTACGGAGGCAAAGAAGCAAACGCCATTCGAATCGGCCCTCCGTACGGAACGACTGACCGCATCTTTATAAAAACGACCAATAAAAACTATCTGTTATTTACCTCAAACGCACCGGCTATATTAAACGAAATAAATTCATAA
- a CDS encoding amino acid permease, whose protein sequence is MEAVDINRNEEEKKQDDKHVKRHLKARHMTMIAIGGSIGTGLFLATGSSIQTAGPGGALIAYGAIGIMVYFLMTSLGEMATFMPVSGSFSTYASHYVDPALGFALGWNYWFNWAVTLAVEIAASAIIMKFWFPDVPSIIWSALFLGLIFLLNFLSVKSYGESEYWFALVKVVTIIVFIGVGLLTIFGIFGGEYIGFKNFTLEEAPVNGGFLSVLSIFFIAGFSFQGTELVGIAAGESENPQKNIPKAIRQVFWRILLFYIAAIAVIGLIIPYTSPSLLGGDVDNIAVSPFTLVFEKAGIAAAASVMNAVILTSVLSAGTSGLYASTRMLWSMANEGQAPKALRKINRRGIPVNALVLTTIIGGLAFLTSVFGDQMYMWLLNASGMSGFIAWIGIAVSHYRFRKAYVASGQDLNDLAYKAKWFPLGPVLAFGMCLIVILGQNYQAVLSDKIDWYGLTVSYIGLPLFLATWWGYKIAKKTKVVPLHECIQKEDKK, encoded by the coding sequence ATGGAAGCAGTCGATATAAATCGTAATGAAGAAGAAAAAAAACAGGACGATAAGCATGTAAAACGCCATTTAAAAGCTCGTCATATGACCATGATTGCCATTGGAGGTTCAATAGGAACTGGCTTATTTCTAGCCACGGGATCTTCCATCCAAACTGCTGGACCGGGAGGAGCGCTGATTGCTTACGGGGCTATTGGAATTATGGTTTATTTTCTCATGACTAGCCTTGGAGAAATGGCCACGTTTATGCCGGTATCAGGTTCTTTTTCAACATACGCCAGTCACTATGTAGACCCAGCTCTCGGGTTTGCGCTCGGCTGGAACTACTGGTTTAACTGGGCTGTTACGCTCGCTGTAGAAATAGCTGCTTCTGCTATTATCATGAAGTTTTGGTTCCCTGATGTGCCAAGTATTATCTGGAGCGCTTTGTTTTTAGGCTTAATTTTTTTACTTAATTTCCTATCTGTAAAAAGCTATGGAGAATCTGAATATTGGTTTGCTCTCGTAAAAGTAGTAACCATCATTGTATTTATCGGAGTGGGCCTTCTGACGATCTTTGGCATCTTCGGCGGTGAATATATCGGCTTTAAAAACTTTACATTAGAAGAAGCGCCGGTCAACGGCGGATTTCTGTCCGTACTAAGCATTTTCTTTATCGCGGGATTTTCTTTTCAAGGTACAGAGCTAGTCGGTATTGCGGCAGGGGAAAGTGAAAACCCTCAAAAAAATATACCAAAAGCCATTCGCCAAGTCTTTTGGCGCATCCTTCTATTTTATATTGCAGCCATTGCTGTAATCGGGCTTATCATTCCTTACACCAGTCCATCTCTTCTAGGAGGAGATGTGGATAACATTGCGGTTAGTCCATTTACGCTTGTTTTTGAAAAAGCAGGAATTGCTGCAGCTGCTTCGGTGATGAATGCTGTTATTCTTACATCCGTTTTATCAGCCGGAACATCTGGTTTATATGCTTCTACGCGAATGTTATGGTCAATGGCCAATGAAGGGCAAGCGCCTAAAGCGCTTCGGAAAATTAATCGTCGAGGAATTCCAGTAAATGCGCTTGTTTTAACCACTATTATTGGCGGTCTTGCCTTTTTAACATCAGTTTTTGGTGATCAAATGTATATGTGGCTTTTAAACGCTTCAGGTATGAGCGGATTTATTGCGTGGATTGGTATTGCCGTCAGCCACTATCGTTTCCGAAAAGCATATGTTGCTTCAGGACAAGATCTAAATGATCTAGCCTATAAAGCAAAATGGTTCCCTCTAGGTCCTGTTCTTGCATTTGGAATGTGCCTCATTGTTATTTTAGGACAAAACTATCAAGCGGTACTTTCCGACAAAATTGATTGGTACGGCTTGACGGTCTCATACATTGGCCTGCCTCTCTTTTTAGCGACGTGGTGGGGATATAAAATAGCAAAGAAAACCAAGGTTGTACCTTTACATGAGTGCATTCAAAAAGAGGATAAGAAATAA
- a CDS encoding MBL fold metallo-hydrolase, with the protein MRISAGVEMLQLTARAFDQDIILNPTLVWNNDEAILIDTGMPGQTDQLKEILGELNISIEQLKVILLTHQDLDHIGCATDIRKKSNENIIVYAHEFDKPYIEGKLPLIKTNASQMSKEELSAIPDEIKYLYKTPPKVDVDIVLKGSQLLPYCGGIEVIFTPGHTPGHVSFYLRKSKTLVAGDALVLANGQLMEPVKQTTLNMDQAVQSLEKFLNYEIEHVICYHGGYFQGCPKEAILRIKEHVAERQS; encoded by the coding sequence ATGAGAATTTCTGCAGGTGTTGAGATGCTACAGTTGACTGCCAGAGCTTTTGACCAAGATATAATATTAAATCCTACGTTAGTTTGGAATAACGATGAAGCTATTCTAATTGATACAGGAATGCCTGGGCAAACCGATCAACTGAAAGAGATCTTGGGTGAATTGAATATATCTATTGAACAGCTAAAAGTAATTCTTCTAACGCATCAAGATCTAGATCATATAGGGTGTGCGACTGATATACGAAAAAAATCAAATGAAAATATCATCGTATATGCTCATGAATTTGATAAGCCGTATATTGAAGGGAAACTTCCGCTTATTAAAACGAATGCTAGTCAAATGAGTAAAGAAGAACTATCAGCTATACCTGATGAAATAAAATATTTATATAAAACCCCTCCAAAAGTTGACGTGGATATAGTATTAAAAGGAAGTCAACTGCTTCCATACTGCGGAGGCATTGAAGTTATTTTTACTCCCGGACATACGCCTGGGCACGTTAGTTTTTATTTAAGAAAATCAAAAACGCTGGTTGCCGGAGATGCTCTAGTATTGGCAAATGGACAGCTAATGGAACCTGTTAAACAAACGACCTTAAATATGGACCAAGCAGTTCAATCACTTGAAAAGTTTTTAAACTATGAGATCGAGCATGTTATTTGTTATCACGGAGGCTATTTTCAAGGCTGTCCGAAAGAAGCGATTTTAAGGATAAAAGAACACGTTGCAGAGAGACAAAGTTAA